ATACGGTTTATCGCTGGAACAGCGAAGCCGATGAGCGTGATGTGGTGCTATCAACCGGTAGCAGCCCTTCGTCAGAACCTGAAACCCGCGCGCTATGTCAGCTGATTCACCAAATAAAGCCGCATTGGGTGGTTTCCTGGCATGAGCCGCTGGCTTGTATCGACGATCCACATCACAGTGATTTAGCGCAGTGGCTGGCGCAGCAAACGGCGCTGCCGGTCGTCAGCAGCGTGGGTTATGCTACGCCAGGCTCGTTTGGTAGCTGGTGCGATGATCTCGGCCTGTTATGCATTACCGCCGAGATGCCGCCGATTTCGGTGGATGAAGCCACCGAGGTTTATCTGGAAGCGATGATCAATCTGCTGCGCTGGCAGCCCGCGGTTTGAGTACGCCGTGAGAGAAATGCAGCGACGGTTCAACATCAGCAGCTAGCCAGGTTGGACCGTCGAGATCGGCAAATTTCGCCCGGGTTGTCAGCGGCAACGCCGCGCGAATCGCCCGCGAAGTACATAGCATGCAGCCGAGCATAATGGCAAAACCCTGCTGCTGCGCCGCATCCGCTAACGCTAGCGCTTCAGTTAAGCCGCCCGTTTTATCCAGTTTGATATTCACCATTTCATAGCGCCCTTGAAGCTGGGTCAGGCTTTCACGCGTATGACAGCTCTCATCTGCACAGATCGGTAGCGGATGAATAAAGTTGCCCAGCGCGGCATCCTGCGCCGCCGGAAGTGGCTGCTCAAGCATCGCCACGTCGAGATCGGCCAGCAATTGACAACGCGCCGCCAGTCCTTCGGCATGCCAGGATTCATTGGCATCAACGATCAGCGTGGCCTGCGGCACCGCGCTGCGAATGGCCACCAGACGTTCGCTGATCAGATGGTCATCCATTTTAATCTTCAACAAGCGCGCGCCATGCTGCCATAGCGCCTGTGCACTGCTGGCCATCGCATCTGGCGTGTCGATACTGATGGTATGTGCGGTGACGATTTCATCAGCCAACGCGACATCGCACAAATCCACCAGGCTTTTCCCCTGCTGCTGGCGCGCTAAATCCCACAATGCACAGTCGATGGCATTGCGCGCCGCACCGGCCGGTAATGCCTGCTGCAACGCTTCACGCGTCATACCATCCTGCAGCGCGCTCAGCTGCGAAGCAATTTGTTGCAGCACCGACTCTTCGCTTTCACCGTAGCGCGCGTAAGGTGTCGCTTCACCCACACCTTTCACGCCATCCTGCTCAATTTCCACTACCACGACATGCGCTTCGGTGCGACTGCCTCGTGAAATAACAAACGGCGAATGCAACGGCCAGGCTTCCGGATAACTCTTTACTGTTCTCATTATTTCTCCTTAGAACCGCAACATAATTGCGAGCCGGCTCGATTATCGCCAGGAAAGGCGCTCGTAAACCCTTAAAAATTATGTCATAAATTAGCGCTATATCTAATCTGACGCTGCTAAAGTCAGACTTCCACCGTCGTTAAAAAAGGAAATCGTATGTCTCAGAATGTTCACTTCCAGGGCAATCCGGTGCCAGTTGCAGGTCACTTCCCGCAAGTTGGCGAGCAGGCTAAACCGTTCAGCCTTGTCGCTAAAGATCTTGGTGACGTATCCCTTTCTAAGTATGCAGGCAAACGCAAAGTTCTGAACATTTTCCCAAGCATTGATACTGGCGTATGCGCGGCCTCGGTGCGCAAGTTCAACGAGCGTTCAGGTGAAGCGGACAATACCGTGGTGCTGTGTATCTCTTCGGATCTGCCTTTTGCCCAGTCACGCTTCTGCGGCGCTGAGAACGTGAGCAACGTCATCACGCTCTCTTCACTGCGCGGTGCTGAATTCAAGGAAGATTATGGCGTGGCGATTGCGGATGGCCCGTTGAAAGGCCTGACTGCACGTGCTGTGGTGGTGCTGGATGAAAACGATAAAGTGATTTACAGCGAACTGGTGAACGAAATCACCGAAGAGCCTAACTACGATGCGGCGCTGGCTGCACTGAAGTAAATGGCTGCCAAAATAACAACGCCGCCTTAAAAAGGCGGCGTTTATTTGAGGCGCATAGGTTTAAATCAGTAACTCTATGCGTTATTCACTCTCGCTTCGTTTCTGCCCCAGGCCATACTCACGCAACTTATTGGCAATCGCGGTATGCGATACGCCAAGACGCTTCGCCAGCTTGCGCGTGCTGGGGTAAGAGAGATACAAACGGGTCAACACCGAACGTTCAAAACGGCTGGTGATATCGTCCAGCGACCCCTCCATCGCCTCTTCTCCCAACGACACATCAAGTGCCTGCTCAGGCAGCACGATATCTTGCGGCCCTAATTCGTATCCTTCCAGCTGCGTCAGCGCGCGGTACAGCGCATTTTTCAGCTGACGCACATTGCCCGGCCAGTTATAACGTGTGAGGAACGGCGTTAGCTGCGATGACAGGCGCGGACGTGGCAATCCTTGCTCATCAGCAAAGCGGGCGACGAACATTTCGGTCAGCGGCAAAATATCCAGCGGACGTTCGCGTAGCGGTGGTAGATTTAGCGTCAGCACGTTCAGCCGATAGAACAGATCCTCACGAAACTCACCGCGTTGCACCAGCTCAATCAGGTTCTTCTGCGTGGCACA
The sequence above is drawn from the Pantoea nemavictus genome and encodes:
- the mpaA gene encoding murein tripeptide amidase MpaA translates to MSSYHPRPLRGKLDAVWQQYGQSVLGAPLLWFPAPAADAESGLIIAGTHGDENAAIATLSGAMRTLPDALRRHHVILAVNPDGCQLGLRANANGVDLNRNFPAANWQSGDTVYRWNSEADERDVVLSTGSSPSSEPETRALCQLIHQIKPHWVVSWHEPLACIDDPHHSDLAQWLAQQTALPVVSSVGYATPGSFGSWCDDLGLLCITAEMPPISVDEATEVYLEAMINLLRWQPAV
- the ycjG gene encoding L-Ala-D/L-Glu epimerase, with amino-acid sequence MRTVKSYPEAWPLHSPFVISRGSRTEAHVVVVEIEQDGVKGVGEATPYARYGESEESVLQQIASQLSALQDGMTREALQQALPAGAARNAIDCALWDLARQQQGKSLVDLCDVALADEIVTAHTISIDTPDAMASSAQALWQHGARLLKIKMDDHLISERLVAIRSAVPQATLIVDANESWHAEGLAARCQLLADLDVAMLEQPLPAAQDAALGNFIHPLPICADESCHTRESLTQLQGRYEMVNIKLDKTGGLTEALALADAAQQQGFAIMLGCMLCTSRAIRAALPLTTRAKFADLDGPTWLAADVEPSLHFSHGVLKPRAASAAD
- the tpx gene encoding thiol peroxidase, encoding MSQNVHFQGNPVPVAGHFPQVGEQAKPFSLVAKDLGDVSLSKYAGKRKVLNIFPSIDTGVCAASVRKFNERSGEADNTVVLCISSDLPFAQSRFCGAENVSNVITLSSLRGAEFKEDYGVAIADGPLKGLTARAVVVLDENDKVIYSELVNEITEEPNYDAALAALK